In Polynucleobacter sp. es-EL-1, the following are encoded in one genomic region:
- the lpdA gene encoding dihydrolipoyl dehydrogenase, translated as MTKQTILVPDIGDYTDVPVIEVLVKVGDVIEKEQALLVLESDKATMEVPSDAAGTITTISVKAGDKVSKGSAVMEIESAGATASAPSAPAVQSTPVSAPVEAPIAAPVAGQYSGKVDHECELLVLGAGPGGYSAAFRSADLGMSTILVERYATLGGVCLNVGCIPSKALLHTTAVMDEVKTMSKHGISFGEPKIEIDQLRAYKDSVIAKLTGGLAGMAKARKVQVVRGLGRFLDANHVEVQLTTGSGQDLSGQKEVIRFQKAIIAAGSQPVKLPFLPEDPRIVDSTGALLLKSIPKRMLVIGGGIIGLEMATVYSTLGSRIDIAEMMDGLMAGADRDLEKVWEKFNAGRFEKIMLKTRAAKAQVKPDGIEVSFEGENAPAEPQTYDLVLVAVGRTPNGKKIDAAAAGVVVDERGFIAVDKQMRTNVSHIFAIGDIVGQPMLAHKAVHEGHVAAEAAAGEKSYFDAKQIPSVAYTDPEVAWAGLTEEQCKAQGIAYEKGLFPWAASGRAIANGRDEGFTKLIFDATTKRIIGGGIVGTHAGDLIGEVCLAIEMGADAVDIGKTIHPHPTLGESVGLAAEAALGHCTDLPPVKKKPH; from the coding sequence ATGACTAAGCAAACTATTCTCGTGCCAGATATTGGCGACTACACCGATGTACCTGTCATTGAAGTGCTTGTGAAGGTGGGGGATGTGATTGAGAAAGAGCAAGCATTGCTTGTTCTTGAATCCGATAAAGCCACCATGGAAGTGCCATCCGATGCTGCTGGAACCATTACTACAATTTCTGTAAAAGCTGGTGATAAGGTTAGCAAAGGCAGTGCAGTAATGGAGATTGAATCCGCCGGGGCGACAGCTTCTGCCCCTAGTGCACCAGCTGTGCAGTCAACTCCAGTTTCTGCACCTGTAGAAGCACCCATAGCTGCGCCTGTCGCTGGTCAATATAGCGGTAAGGTGGATCATGAGTGTGAGCTGTTGGTTTTAGGTGCTGGACCTGGTGGCTATAGTGCTGCTTTTAGAAGTGCTGATCTGGGAATGAGTACGATTCTGGTTGAGCGCTACGCTACATTGGGTGGTGTTTGCTTGAATGTAGGCTGCATTCCTTCAAAGGCATTGCTGCATACGACTGCTGTAATGGATGAAGTGAAGACCATGTCTAAGCATGGCATTAGCTTTGGCGAACCCAAGATTGAAATTGATCAATTGCGTGCTTATAAAGATTCGGTAATCGCTAAATTAACTGGCGGTTTAGCGGGTATGGCCAAAGCACGTAAGGTACAAGTCGTTCGAGGCTTAGGCCGCTTCTTAGATGCCAATCATGTAGAGGTGCAATTAACTACTGGTAGCGGTCAAGACTTAAGCGGTCAAAAAGAGGTGATCCGTTTTCAAAAGGCCATCATCGCTGCAGGTAGCCAACCCGTGAAGCTGCCATTCTTACCAGAAGATCCGCGCATTGTTGATAGCACTGGTGCCTTATTGCTTAAGAGCATTCCGAAGCGCATGTTGGTGATCGGCGGTGGCATTATTGGTCTTGAAATGGCTACTGTTTATAGCACTCTGGGATCACGTATCGATATTGCTGAAATGATGGATGGTCTGATGGCTGGAGCAGATCGTGATTTAGAAAAGGTTTGGGAGAAATTTAATGCTGGCCGCTTTGAAAAGATCATGCTCAAAACGCGTGCCGCTAAGGCGCAAGTCAAACCTGATGGCATTGAAGTCAGTTTTGAGGGTGAAAATGCCCCTGCAGAACCGCAAACATACGATCTGGTTTTAGTGGCAGTAGGGCGCACGCCCAATGGCAAGAAAATTGATGCTGCAGCCGCTGGCGTGGTTGTAGATGAGCGCGGTTTCATAGCAGTCGATAAGCAAATGCGCACTAATGTGAGTCACATCTTTGCTATTGGCGATATTGTTGGACAGCCAATGTTGGCGCATAAAGCAGTACATGAAGGTCACGTTGCCGCAGAAGCTGCTGCTGGCGAGAAATCCTATTTCGATGCAAAACAAATTCCGTCAGTTGCTTATACCGACCCTGAAGTAGCTTGGGCTGGTCTGACAGAAGAGCAGTGCAAGGCGCAGGGTATTGCCTATGAAAAAGGGCTATTTCCGTGGGCTGCTAGTGGCCGAGCAATTGCCAATGGTCGCGACGAAGGTTTCACCAAACTCATTTTTGATGCGACAACAAAACGCATCATCGGTGGTGGAATTGTTGGCACTCATGCTGGTGATTTGATTGGTGAAGTTTGCCTAGCTATTGAGATGGGTGCTGATGCGGTGGATATTGGTAAAACCATTCATCCGCATCCAACCTTAGGTGAGTCGGTGGGGTTAGCAGCGGAAGCGGCGCTGGGTCATTGCACTGATTTACCACCAGTCAAGAAAAAGCCCCATTAA